The Vicinamibacterales bacterium genome includes a region encoding these proteins:
- a CDS encoding AAA family ATPase: MSDTRLLPSWAEDLRRRYLRGEASMFVLHGNVFDAVVHEQRMLTLTDFLTDVLLKETRQTIAVYNLATGIRFARREPGVGALDEALTATEKPRALAALERVLIGGSKVAVILEYAEAIAPAGDPAFQADGDRGAVITLQRWSFLPEIDKGDNVVLLVTENLSELSPKIISNPKVGVLEIPMPDLETRRAAARLADARLSDKDVDRYAETTAGLKAIQLASILSPGPAGPSPASVADVARQEADRLIARRKREILERECFSLVEFVEPEHGFEVVGGMEEVKKDLLVLADNIREGRTSRVPMGILFTGPMGTGKTFVAEAFAKECGLTTIKLKNFRSKWVGATEGNLEKILTVIKAIGQVVVIIDEGDRAFGNTDGDGDGGTSSRVIARIKEFMSDTSNRGRILFLVMTNRPDKLDVDLKRAGRLDRKIPFLYSQTAEEVEQVARALLRKNKITTSVDLAPIRAQFSQKLVGYSNADVEAVILMANDDAAREAGGDAEVTADHLARAAADYFPSRDQELLDYMELLAVFEASSRRLLPPKYASMTPEELDIRLRALRAVVGGRR, encoded by the coding sequence ATGAGCGATACGCGTCTCCTCCCGTCCTGGGCCGAGGACCTGCGGCGCCGATACCTGCGCGGCGAAGCGTCGATGTTCGTCCTCCACGGCAACGTGTTCGACGCCGTGGTGCACGAACAGCGGATGCTCACGCTGACCGACTTCCTCACCGACGTCCTGCTGAAGGAGACGCGTCAGACGATCGCGGTGTACAACCTCGCGACCGGCATTCGGTTCGCCAGGCGGGAGCCGGGTGTCGGCGCGCTGGACGAGGCGCTGACCGCCACCGAGAAACCGAGAGCCCTGGCCGCGCTCGAGCGGGTCCTGATTGGCGGGTCGAAGGTCGCGGTGATCCTCGAGTACGCGGAGGCCATCGCACCGGCCGGCGACCCGGCGTTCCAGGCCGATGGCGATCGCGGCGCGGTCATCACGTTGCAGCGGTGGTCGTTCCTGCCAGAAATCGACAAGGGCGACAACGTCGTGCTGCTCGTGACCGAGAACCTCAGCGAGCTCTCGCCGAAGATCATCTCCAATCCCAAGGTCGGCGTCCTCGAGATCCCGATGCCGGACCTTGAGACGCGGCGCGCAGCCGCACGCCTGGCCGACGCGAGACTGAGCGACAAGGACGTGGACCGTTACGCGGAAACAACGGCCGGACTCAAGGCGATTCAACTGGCGTCGATCCTCTCGCCCGGGCCGGCCGGGCCTTCACCCGCGTCGGTAGCCGACGTTGCCCGCCAGGAGGCCGACCGCCTGATTGCCCGCCGCAAGCGGGAGATCCTCGAGCGTGAGTGCTTCAGCCTCGTCGAGTTCGTCGAGCCCGAGCACGGCTTCGAGGTCGTGGGCGGCATGGAGGAGGTGAAGAAGGACCTCCTCGTCCTTGCCGACAACATCCGCGAGGGTCGCACCAGCCGCGTGCCGATGGGCATCCTCTTCACCGGTCCGATGGGCACCGGCAAGACCTTCGTGGCCGAGGCGTTTGCGAAGGAATGCGGCCTGACGACGATCAAGCTGAAGAACTTCCGGTCGAAGTGGGTGGGGGCGACCGAGGGCAACCTCGAGAAGATCCTGACCGTCATCAAAGCGATCGGCCAGGTGGTCGTCATCATCGACGAGGGGGACCGCGCGTTCGGCAACACGGACGGCGACGGCGATGGCGGCACCTCGTCGCGTGTCATCGCGAGGATCAAGGAGTTCATGTCGGACACGTCGAACCGGGGGCGCATCCTGTTCCTCGTGATGACGAACCGGCCCGACAAGCTCGACGTCGATCTGAAGCGTGCAGGCCGCCTCGACCGGAAGATTCCGTTCCTCTACTCGCAGACCGCGGAGGAAGTCGAGCAGGTGGCGCGCGCGCTCCTCCGGAAGAACAAGATCACGACCTCGGTGGACCTCGCGCCGATCCGCGCGCAGTTCTCCCAGAAACTCGTCGGCTACAGCAACGCGGACGTCGAAGCCGTCATCCTCATGGCGAACGACGATGCCGCGCGGGAGGCGGGCGGGGACGCGGAGGTGACGGCCGACCACCTCGCGCGCGCGGCGGCCGACTATTTCCCGAGCCGGGACCAGGAATTGCTCGACTATATGGAACTACTGGCAGTATTCGAGGCATCGAGCCGGCGACTGCTGCCGCCAAAATACGCCTCGATGACGCCCGAAGAGCTGGACATCCGTCTGCGCGCACTCCGCGCGGTGGTGGGCGGGAGGCGGTAG